In one Buteo buteo chromosome 10, bButBut1.hap1.1, whole genome shotgun sequence genomic region, the following are encoded:
- the SELE gene encoding E-selectin isoform X2, with protein MICLWFLSLLAYGLTILQGVNCWTYHYSDTNMTYREAELWCKKRYTNMVAIQNKDEINYLNNFLPFNPGYYWIGIRKINEVWTWIGTNKELTEEAENWASGEPNGKGNNEDCVEIYIKRGKDDGKWNDEQCEKKKVALCYTASCNPSLCSGRGECIETINNHTCHCNPGFYGPECEFVESCDPLKKPDHGSLQCNHPLENFSYNSSCTVQCEEGYELTALESVYCTSSGDWSAPLAACKAVTCPALEMPAHGAVNCSHPSVELTWGTTCEFTCEEGFALTGPATLQCGSSGAWDRQQPSCAAVRCEAVTWPEEGFVTCDHAPADLAYRSCCDFRCSEGYVLDGPSSIECTAQGQWSEPVPKCKAVTCPALEMPAHGAVNCSHPSVELTWGTTCEFTCEEGFALTGPATLQCGSSGAWDRQQPSCAAVRCEAVTWPEEGFVTCDHAPADLAYRSRCDFRCSEGYVLDGPSSIECTAQGQWSEPVPKCKVVQCEPLSSPEKSSMDCSHGAGNFTYNTACHFSCLEGWRLNGSHVLECNHSGNWSASLPTCEASEQVSYVSVGIAATSASLLSTASFLLWLARRFRRKAKKFTPSSCQSLTTEGSFQSAGQNV; from the exons ATGATTTGCTTGTGGTTCCTATCTCTTCTTGCTTATG GACTTACAATACTGCAGGGGGTGAATTGTTGGACATACCATTATTCAGATACAAACATGACCtacagggaagcagagctgtggTGCAAAAAGAGGTATACTAACATGGTTGCCATTCAGAATAAGGACGAAATCAACTATCTCAATAACTTCTTACCCTTCAATCCGGGTTATTACTGGATTGGaatcagaaaaattaatgagGTATGGACCTGGATTGGAACTAACAAAGAACTaacagaagaggcagaaaactGGGCTTCAGGTGAGCCAAATGGCAAAGGGAACAATGAGGACTGTGTTGAAATCTACATCAAAAGAGGGAAGGATGACGGCAAATGGAATGATGAacagtgtgaaaaaaagaaggtcGCCTTGTGCTACACAG cttcTTGCAACCCATCTCTCTGCAGTGGCCGTGGAGAATGCATAGAGACTATTAACAATCATACTTGCCATTGTAACCCTGGATTCTATGGGCCTGAATGCGAGTTTG TTGAGAGTTGTGATCCACTAAAGAAACCTGATCATGGGAGCCTCCAGTGCAACCATCCATTGGAGAACTTCAGCTACAACTCATCCTGCACAGTTCAGTGTGAGGAAGGCTATGAACTGACTGCACTGGAATCTGTATACTGTACCTCTTCTGGGGACTGGTCTGCCCCCCTTGCAGCATGCAAAG CTGTGACCTGTCCTGCCTTAGAAATGCCTGCTCATGGTGCTGTGAACTGCTCCCATCCCTCTGTGGAGCTCACCTGGGGTACCACCTGTGAGTTCACCTGTGAGGAAGGATTTGCCCTGACAGGACCAGCCACACTGCAGTGTGGGTCTTCTGGGGCCTgggacaggcagcagccatCCTGTGCAG CTGTGAGATGTGAGGCTGTAACCTGGCCAGAAGAAGGCTTTGTGACCTGTGACCACGCTCCTGCAGATCTCGCCTATCGCTCGTGTTGTGATTTCCGCTGCAGCGAGGGCTACGTTCTGGACGGCCCATCCAGCATTGAGTGCACGGCACAGGGACAGTGGTCAGAGCCAGTGCCAAAATGCAAAG CTGTGACCTGTCCTGCCTTAGAAATGCCTGCTCATGGTGCTGTGAACTGCTCCCATCCCTCTGTGGAGCTCACCTGGGGTACCACCTGTGAGTTCACCTGTGAGGAAGGATTTGCCCTGACAGGACCAGCCACACTGCAGTGTGGGTCTTCTGGGGCCTgggacaggcagcagccatCCTGTGCAG CTGTGAGATGTGAGGCTGTAACCTGGCCAGAAGAAGGCTTTGTGACCTGTGACCACGCTCCTGCAGATCTCGCCTATCGCTCGCGTTGTGATTTCCGCTGCAGCGAGGGCTACGTTCTGGACGGCCCATCCAGCATTGAGTGCACGGCACAGGGACAGTGGTCAGAGCCAGTGCCAAAATGCAAAG ttgtaCAGTGTGAACCACTGAGCTCTCCTGAGAAAAGCTCTATGGATTGCTCACATGGTGCTGGGAACTTCACATACAACACAGCCTGCCACTTCAGCTGTCTAGAAGGATGGAGGCTCAATGGTTCTCATGTTCTTGAGTGCAATCATTCAGGAAACTGGAGTGCCAGTCTGCCCACATGTGAAG CTTCTGAACAAGTCAGCTATGTCTCTGTGGGCATAGCAGCCACAAGTGCCTCTCTGTTGTCCACGGCATCATTCCTCCTTTGGCTTGCAAGACGTTTCCGAAGAAAAG caaagaaatttACTCCTTCCAG CTGCCAAAGCCTAACCACTGAAGGTAGTTTCCAAAGTGCTGGCCAGAATGTCTAA
- the SELE gene encoding E-selectin isoform X1, translated as MICLWFLSLLAYGLTILQGVNCWTYHYSDTNMTYREAELWCKKRYTNMVAIQNKDEINYLNNFLPFNPGYYWIGIRKINEVWTWIGTNKELTEEAENWASGEPNGKGNNEDCVEIYIKRGKDDGKWNDEQCEKKKVALCYTASCNPSLCSGRGECIETINNHTCHCNPGFYGPECEFVESCDPLKKPDHGSLQCNHPLENFSYNSSCTVQCEEGYELTALESVYCTSSGDWSAPLAACKAVTCPALEMPAHGAVNCSHPSVELTWGTTCEFTCEEGFALTGPATLQCGSSGAWDRQQPSCAAVRCEAVTWPEEGFVTCDHAPADLAYRSCCDFRCSEGYVLDGPSSIECTAQGQWSEPVPKCKAVTCPALEMPAHGAVNCSHPSVELTWGTTCEFTCEEGFALTGPATLQCGSSGAWDRQQPSCAAVRCEAVTWPEEGFVTCDHAPADLAYRSRCDFRCSEGYVLDGPSSIECTAQGQWSEPVPKCKVVQCEPLSSPEKSSMDCSHGAGNFTYNTACHFSCLEGWRLNGSHVLECNHSGNWSASLPTCEASEQVSYVSVGIAATSASLLSTASFLLWLARRFRRKAKKFTPSSSCQSLTTEGSFQSAGQNV; from the exons ATGATTTGCTTGTGGTTCCTATCTCTTCTTGCTTATG GACTTACAATACTGCAGGGGGTGAATTGTTGGACATACCATTATTCAGATACAAACATGACCtacagggaagcagagctgtggTGCAAAAAGAGGTATACTAACATGGTTGCCATTCAGAATAAGGACGAAATCAACTATCTCAATAACTTCTTACCCTTCAATCCGGGTTATTACTGGATTGGaatcagaaaaattaatgagGTATGGACCTGGATTGGAACTAACAAAGAACTaacagaagaggcagaaaactGGGCTTCAGGTGAGCCAAATGGCAAAGGGAACAATGAGGACTGTGTTGAAATCTACATCAAAAGAGGGAAGGATGACGGCAAATGGAATGATGAacagtgtgaaaaaaagaaggtcGCCTTGTGCTACACAG cttcTTGCAACCCATCTCTCTGCAGTGGCCGTGGAGAATGCATAGAGACTATTAACAATCATACTTGCCATTGTAACCCTGGATTCTATGGGCCTGAATGCGAGTTTG TTGAGAGTTGTGATCCACTAAAGAAACCTGATCATGGGAGCCTCCAGTGCAACCATCCATTGGAGAACTTCAGCTACAACTCATCCTGCACAGTTCAGTGTGAGGAAGGCTATGAACTGACTGCACTGGAATCTGTATACTGTACCTCTTCTGGGGACTGGTCTGCCCCCCTTGCAGCATGCAAAG CTGTGACCTGTCCTGCCTTAGAAATGCCTGCTCATGGTGCTGTGAACTGCTCCCATCCCTCTGTGGAGCTCACCTGGGGTACCACCTGTGAGTTCACCTGTGAGGAAGGATTTGCCCTGACAGGACCAGCCACACTGCAGTGTGGGTCTTCTGGGGCCTgggacaggcagcagccatCCTGTGCAG CTGTGAGATGTGAGGCTGTAACCTGGCCAGAAGAAGGCTTTGTGACCTGTGACCACGCTCCTGCAGATCTCGCCTATCGCTCGTGTTGTGATTTCCGCTGCAGCGAGGGCTACGTTCTGGACGGCCCATCCAGCATTGAGTGCACGGCACAGGGACAGTGGTCAGAGCCAGTGCCAAAATGCAAAG CTGTGACCTGTCCTGCCTTAGAAATGCCTGCTCATGGTGCTGTGAACTGCTCCCATCCCTCTGTGGAGCTCACCTGGGGTACCACCTGTGAGTTCACCTGTGAGGAAGGATTTGCCCTGACAGGACCAGCCACACTGCAGTGTGGGTCTTCTGGGGCCTgggacaggcagcagccatCCTGTGCAG CTGTGAGATGTGAGGCTGTAACCTGGCCAGAAGAAGGCTTTGTGACCTGTGACCACGCTCCTGCAGATCTCGCCTATCGCTCGCGTTGTGATTTCCGCTGCAGCGAGGGCTACGTTCTGGACGGCCCATCCAGCATTGAGTGCACGGCACAGGGACAGTGGTCAGAGCCAGTGCCAAAATGCAAAG ttgtaCAGTGTGAACCACTGAGCTCTCCTGAGAAAAGCTCTATGGATTGCTCACATGGTGCTGGGAACTTCACATACAACACAGCCTGCCACTTCAGCTGTCTAGAAGGATGGAGGCTCAATGGTTCTCATGTTCTTGAGTGCAATCATTCAGGAAACTGGAGTGCCAGTCTGCCCACATGTGAAG CTTCTGAACAAGTCAGCTATGTCTCTGTGGGCATAGCAGCCACAAGTGCCTCTCTGTTGTCCACGGCATCATTCCTCCTTTGGCTTGCAAGACGTTTCCGAAGAAAAG caaagaaatttACTCCTTCCAG TAGCTGCCAAAGCCTAACCACTGAAGGTAGTTTCCAAAGTGCTGGCCAGAATGTCTAA